In Afipia sp. GAS231, a single window of DNA contains:
- a CDS encoding GcrA family cell cycle regulator: protein MEWNASDVALLTALWTKGHSAAQISRRLGYSRDAVCAKLLRMGLKRGHKPPTANPKIIARPSLAACHRPVEKVMSSHKPKPKEFTKRQLCEMLAEAAANTARLLR, encoded by the coding sequence ATGGAGTGGAACGCCTCCGACGTTGCGTTACTTACAGCGCTTTGGACCAAGGGCCACAGCGCCGCGCAGATCTCGCGCCGTCTCGGGTACAGCCGTGACGCGGTCTGCGCCAAGTTGCTGCGCATGGGCCTGAAGCGCGGTCACAAGCCGCCAACCGCCAATCCCAAGATCATAGCGAGGCCATCGTTGGCGGCATGCCACCGCCCGGTGGAAAAGGTGATGTCTTCACACAAGCCAAAGCCTAAGGAATTCACCAAGCGCCAGCTCTGCGAGATGCTGGCTGAGGCCGCCGCTAACACTGCGCGACTGCTTCGATGA
- a CDS encoding IS30 family transposase produces MERRFHRGFTAAEKTELWDRWKRGESLKAIGRAFGKQSSSIYFLVAPHGGFRPAERRRSRLALTHAEREVISRGVSARRSARSIAKLLGRSPSTVSREMSRNGGCDRYRATVADENAWARSRRPKCCKLAINSRLRQAVAGKLRLDWSPEQIAGWLKRTHPEDEYNQVSHETIYRSLFVQARGVLKKELLCHLRSKRSMRRSRPVDPNGDRRGHMKDAVSIRQRPAAVEDRAVPGHWEGDLLSGPNNTYIATLVERQTRYVMLAKVAGKDTRTVVTALIKQAKKLPKELYKSLTWDRGKELTAHRRFTLATNIDVYFCDPQSPWQRGSNENTNGLLRQYFPQGTDLSVHSQAHLNKVARQLNERPRETLQFETPAERFNACVASTG; encoded by the coding sequence ATGGAACGAAGATTTCATAGAGGTTTTACTGCGGCAGAGAAAACGGAGTTATGGGATCGCTGGAAGCGCGGGGAGTCATTGAAGGCGATAGGGCGAGCTTTTGGTAAGCAGTCATCGTCGATCTATTTTCTGGTTGCCCCGCATGGAGGGTTTCGTCCTGCGGAGCGGCGTCGCTCCAGGTTGGCATTGACGCATGCGGAACGCGAGGTGATTTCCAGAGGTGTTAGCGCACGTCGATCGGCCCGGTCTATCGCCAAACTGCTTGGCCGCTCACCCTCGACGGTGAGCCGGGAAATGAGCCGCAATGGCGGCTGTGATCGCTACCGGGCGACAGTTGCGGACGAGAATGCCTGGGCACGATCGCGTCGTCCAAAATGTTGTAAATTGGCGATCAATTCGCGGCTTCGGCAGGCCGTGGCAGGGAAGCTCAGATTGGATTGGTCACCCGAGCAGATAGCCGGTTGGCTGAAGAGAACGCATCCTGAAGACGAGTATAATCAGGTGTCACACGAGACCATCTATCGCAGCCTGTTTGTCCAAGCGCGCGGCGTGCTCAAGAAAGAGCTGCTTTGCCATCTCCGATCGAAGCGCTCGATGCGTCGCTCCAGGCCGGTTGATCCGAATGGCGATAGACGGGGGCATATGAAGGATGCCGTCTCAATCCGTCAGCGACCGGCTGCGGTTGAAGATAGGGCGGTGCCTGGCCATTGGGAGGGCGATCTGCTGTCCGGGCCGAACAACACCTACATCGCGACCTTGGTCGAGCGTCAAACGCGTTACGTGATGTTGGCCAAGGTGGCAGGCAAGGACACCCGGACGGTAGTCACCGCACTCATCAAGCAGGCGAAGAAGCTACCAAAGGAGCTGTATAAGTCCTTGACCTGGGACCGGGGCAAGGAACTGACGGCTCATCGTCGATTTACGTTGGCGACCAACATCGACGTCTATTTTTGCGATCCGCAAAGCCCGTGGCAGCGCGGGTCGAACGAGAACACCAATGGCCTGTTGAGACAGTACTTCCCTCAGGGCACCGACTTGTCGGTGCATTCGCAAGCCCATCTGAACAAAGTGGCTCGTCAACTAAACGAACGGCCACGTGAGACCTTGCAATTTGAAACCCCAGCAGAGAGATTTAACGCCTGTGTTGCGTCGACCGGTTGA
- a CDS encoding ABC transporter permease, translating into METLGAQTMDKKFPGFFAGLASAWRHRELVVRLTMGELFSAYRGSLFGWFWLVAAPLGLLAFYSVSTASIAPATNRGDYLAYPLFIFCGLIYFQTFSELLLRAPSMLAGHVQMLKKTMFPTEALAWIALVRSSISTVILLAILISFSIVVRGHPAPAIVLLPIIFVSFCLTMLGMVWVLSIIGVFVRDLSYFIASIMPALLLATPLFYSPSDVPAGIRPLLYLNPLTFYIEATRDILVRGNVPSWSNLVGAVTLAVIMFRLGYGFFIYARHRAVDEL; encoded by the coding sequence TTGGAGACGCTCGGCGCCCAGACGATGGACAAGAAGTTTCCCGGTTTCTTCGCCGGCCTCGCCTCGGCGTGGCGCCATCGCGAACTGGTAGTCCGTCTCACCATGGGTGAACTCTTTTCCGCCTATCGCGGGTCGCTGTTCGGCTGGTTCTGGCTGGTGGCAGCCCCACTGGGTCTGCTTGCGTTCTATTCGGTTTCGACCGCTTCCATCGCGCCAGCGACGAATAGGGGTGACTACCTCGCCTACCCGCTCTTCATCTTTTGCGGCCTGATCTATTTTCAGACGTTTTCGGAACTTTTGCTCCGCGCTCCCAGCATGCTCGCGGGGCATGTCCAAATGCTCAAGAAGACGATGTTTCCGACCGAAGCACTGGCCTGGATAGCGCTGGTCCGCTCATCGATTTCGACCGTCATACTTTTAGCCATCCTGATCAGTTTCTCCATCGTAGTTCGCGGCCATCCGGCACCGGCCATTGTGCTCCTGCCGATCATTTTCGTAAGCTTCTGCCTGACCATGCTTGGCATGGTGTGGGTGCTCTCGATCATCGGCGTTTTCGTGCGCGATTTATCGTATTTCATCGCGTCGATTATGCCGGCACTTCTGCTCGCCACACCGCTGTTCTATTCGCCCTCAGACGTACCGGCAGGCATTCGGCCGCTCCTTTATCTTAATCCGTTGACCTTCTACATCGAGGCGACGCGGGATATTTTGGTCCGAGGCAACGTTCCGAGCTGGTCCAACCTCGTCGGCGCAGTGACGCTTGCCGTGATCATGTTCCGGCTAGGCTACGGATTTTTCATCTATGCTCGGCATCGGGCAGTCGATGAGCTCTGA
- the rfbC gene encoding dTDP-4-dehydrorhamnose 3,5-epimerase, whose protein sequence is MNVIVADLPEVLIIELKLFGDQRGFHLETFQVGRYTDCGVCRPFVQDNMSRSARGVLRGLHLQNPSTQGKLVSAMRGRVLDVAVDVRLGSPNFGRHVAVELSEENRRQLWIPRGFAHGFLTLSETADFFYKCDELYSPKDEIVVRWDDPAIGIAWGMENPLLSTRDAAAPLLSQVANLPVYGQV, encoded by the coding sequence ATGAATGTCATTGTTGCCGATCTCCCTGAAGTCCTGATTATCGAACTCAAGCTTTTCGGTGACCAGCGGGGCTTCCATCTCGAAACCTTTCAGGTGGGCCGTTACACGGACTGCGGTGTCTGTCGGCCATTTGTGCAAGACAACATGTCGCGCTCGGCCCGGGGCGTGCTGCGGGGGCTGCATCTGCAAAACCCGAGCACCCAAGGCAAGCTGGTGAGCGCCATGCGCGGCCGAGTGCTGGATGTTGCCGTAGATGTACGCCTCGGTAGCCCGAACTTCGGGCGCCATGTCGCGGTCGAGCTGAGCGAAGAGAACCGCAGGCAATTGTGGATACCGCGGGGATTTGCGCATGGCTTTCTGACTTTGTCAGAGACGGCGGATTTCTTTTACAAGTGCGACGAACTCTATAGTCCGAAGGACGAGATCGTCGTGCGCTGGGATGACCCGGCAATTGGAATTGCCTGGGGCATGGAGAACCCGCTGCTTTCGACCCGGGACGCAGCGGCACCGCTGCTGTCGCAGGTCGCAAATCTGCCTGTCTACGGCCAGGTTTGA
- a CDS encoding trehalose-6-phosphate synthase, with product MNLVIVSNRVARAKPNEPMTGGLAAALLPVVENSGAIWVGSSGRVCDGNQKEPFAEIEALGEGALAMLDLPAAHYGGYYEGFANSALWPALHSRADLIRASEEDYASYREVNAFMARALLRFQKPDSMFWIQDYHFLTLASELRDLGITQPIGLFMHTPWPARAVIAGVPHHRALIEAMLAYDLVGFQTDEDCENFLSYAQSDLDLVVHDGVVISQHGRTRAEVFPIGIDPQKFAQLAAKAVTHPDVSRLRRSLNGEALAIGVDRLDYSKGLVNRIKAFDRMWTLQPQLKRATSLLQIATPSRGAIEAYGNLQSELAKLVSDVNGNHGEVDWTPIRYLNKGFGQAVLAGLYRTAQVGVVTPLQDGMNLVAKEYVAAQNPENPGVLVLSKYAGAANELDAALLVNPHDIDGMARTIATAFSMPLTERRMRWEAMMTKLRDHTIQQWSADFIDALQESQVDKGPLGPVLADPPTPWPLRSVNSGVRYH from the coding sequence GTGAACCTCGTTATCGTCTCGAATCGCGTAGCGCGCGCAAAGCCTAACGAGCCCATGACCGGGGGACTCGCGGCGGCGCTATTGCCCGTCGTCGAGAATTCGGGCGCGATCTGGGTCGGTTCCAGTGGCCGGGTCTGTGACGGGAACCAGAAGGAACCTTTCGCCGAAATCGAGGCTTTGGGCGAGGGCGCGCTGGCAATGCTCGACCTGCCGGCCGCGCATTACGGCGGCTACTATGAAGGCTTCGCCAATTCGGCCTTGTGGCCGGCGCTGCATTCGCGCGCCGATCTGATCCGCGCTTCCGAAGAAGACTATGCCAGCTACCGTGAAGTGAACGCCTTCATGGCGCGTGCGCTGCTGCGATTCCAGAAGCCGGATTCGATGTTCTGGATCCAGGATTACCACTTCCTCACGTTGGCTTCCGAGCTGCGCGATCTTGGTATCACGCAACCGATCGGCCTATTTATGCACACGCCATGGCCGGCGCGGGCGGTGATCGCCGGCGTGCCGCATCATCGCGCGTTGATCGAGGCGATGCTGGCCTACGATCTCGTCGGCTTTCAGACCGACGAGGATTGCGAGAATTTCCTGTCCTACGCGCAGTCCGATCTCGATCTCGTCGTGCACGATGGCGTCGTGATCTCGCAGCACGGACGGACCCGCGCCGAGGTTTTCCCGATCGGTATCGATCCGCAGAAATTTGCCCAGCTCGCCGCCAAGGCCGTCACCCATCCCGATGTCTCGCGGCTGCGGCGCAGCCTCAACGGCGAGGCGCTCGCGATCGGCGTCGACCGGCTGGATTACTCCAAGGGGCTGGTCAACCGCATCAAGGCGTTCGACCGGATGTGGACGTTGCAGCCGCAGCTCAAGCGCGCGACGTCACTGCTGCAGATCGCAACGCCGTCGCGCGGCGCGATCGAGGCCTACGGCAATCTGCAGAGTGAGCTTGCAAAACTCGTCAGCGACGTCAACGGCAACCACGGCGAAGTCGACTGGACGCCGATCCGCTATCTCAACAAGGGCTTTGGCCAGGCGGTATTGGCAGGCCTTTATCGTACCGCGCAGGTCGGTGTGGTGACGCCGCTGCAGGACGGCATGAACCTCGTTGCCAAGGAATATGTCGCCGCGCAGAATCCGGAAAATCCCGGCGTGCTGGTGCTGTCGAAATACGCCGGTGCCGCCAACGAGCTCGATGCCGCGCTGCTGGTCAATCCGCATGACATCGACGGCATGGCGCGCACGATCGCAACCGCGTTTTCGATGCCGTTGACCGAACGTCGGATGCGCTGGGAAGCGATGATGACGAAACTGCGGGACCACACCATTCAGCAGTGGTCCGCCGATTTCATCGACGCCCTGCAGGAAAGCCAAGTCGATAAAGGCCCACTGGGACCGGTCCTGGCTGATCCGCCGACCCCGTGGCCGCTTCGTTCTGTCAACAGCGGCGTGCGGTATCACTAG
- a CDS encoding bifunctional DNA primase/polymerase, with product MENGIFVIDADTVEGHGVDGIANLQALIDANGPLPETRMAESPTGSKHCYFKYSAGVKITNSDSKLAPGVDVRGEGGMVLAPPSVKPGVGAYEWINETDIADAPQWLIDQLVETTPEAESKADQKADLQQTDLDLIRQAMAAIPNNDLGHKEWKDWGIRIYATGAPFEVFDMFSKKSKKNIAAGTQQAWVEITNSPPTRTGAGAIFKMADELAPGWRAAVKISDFIAYK from the coding sequence ATTGAAAACGGAATTTTCGTTATCGATGCCGATACTGTCGAAGGTCATGGCGTTGACGGTATCGCCAACCTGCAAGCGTTGATTGATGCTAATGGCCCATTGCCGGAAACGCGGATGGCGGAAAGCCCGACTGGCTCCAAGCACTGTTATTTCAAATATTCAGCAGGGGTAAAAATTACTAATAGTGACAGCAAGCTCGCGCCCGGTGTCGATGTTCGAGGGGAAGGCGGGATGGTGCTAGCTCCACCAAGCGTCAAGCCAGGTGTCGGGGCCTATGAATGGATCAACGAGACCGACATTGCCGATGCACCGCAATGGCTGATTGATCAACTTGTTGAAACAACGCCGGAGGCAGAATCAAAGGCTGACCAAAAAGCTGACCTGCAGCAGACTGACCTTGATCTCATCAGGCAGGCTATGGCGGCGATCCCCAACAATGACTTGGGACATAAGGAATGGAAGGATTGGGGCATCCGGATATACGCAACAGGTGCTCCTTTCGAAGTGTTCGATATGTTTTCAAAGAAATCGAAAAAGAACATCGCTGCTGGAACACAACAGGCATGGGTTGAAATAACCAACTCGCCACCAACCCGGACTGGCGCTGGGGCTATCTTTAAGATGGCTGATGAACTAGCGCCGGGTTGGCGTGCCGCCGTCAAAATTAGCGACTTCATCGCCTATAAATGA
- a CDS encoding antibiotic biosynthesis monooxygenase — MFIAMNRFRVTKGSEAAFEQVWMSRDSHLEKVPGFVEFHLLKGPEAEDHTLYASHTVWENRAVFEAWTKSEAFRAAHSRAGDNKPLYLDHPQFEGFEVRQTVGRGKVA; from the coding sequence ATGTTTATCGCAATGAACCGTTTCCGGGTTACCAAAGGGTCTGAAGCAGCCTTCGAGCAGGTCTGGATGTCGCGCGACAGTCATCTCGAAAAAGTCCCGGGCTTCGTAGAGTTTCACCTTCTCAAAGGTCCCGAGGCCGAGGATCACACGCTTTATGCTTCTCATACCGTCTGGGAAAACCGTGCCGTGTTTGAAGCGTGGACCAAATCAGAGGCGTTCCGTGCTGCGCATAGTCGGGCAGGGGATAACAAGCCGCTGTATCTGGATCACCCCCAGTTCGAGGGCTTTGAGGTTCGCCAGACGGTGGGACGCGGCAAGGTCGCGTAA
- a CDS encoding class I SAM-dependent methyltransferase yields MLNGDTFSESYRVSHQSADIVADYVSTFEAGYCAALWRKVEQPLLERILRPLGGAERTILDFACGTGRITKVAGLFYGSVVGVDVSEAMLLAASVPNNVTLLCIDITKVPLEHTFDVATAFRFFLNAEDPLRRAALRAIYRHLRNGGVLVCNVQLNGTSPMGLVSHIMSWAYPRIPRNTLTLDRFSRLLSDEGFEVVESMYYGYLPRPGRLFPRLCDALIVPFEKACRRLRVPGWFAESFIVVARKRQFTWVHN; encoded by the coding sequence ATGCTCAATGGAGACACGTTCAGCGAGAGCTATCGCGTGAGCCATCAGTCGGCGGATATCGTAGCCGACTATGTCAGCACTTTTGAAGCGGGCTATTGCGCGGCGTTGTGGCGGAAGGTCGAACAGCCTTTGCTCGAAAGAATTCTGCGCCCGCTCGGAGGGGCAGAGCGAACAATCCTCGATTTCGCCTGCGGAACCGGGCGTATTACAAAGGTCGCAGGCCTGTTCTACGGTTCGGTTGTCGGGGTCGATGTGTCAGAAGCAATGCTTTTGGCGGCTTCCGTGCCCAACAACGTGACGCTGCTATGCATCGACATTACGAAGGTCCCGCTTGAACACACATTTGACGTCGCCACCGCGTTTCGTTTTTTCTTGAATGCAGAAGACCCGCTCAGACGGGCCGCATTGCGGGCGATCTATCGGCATCTCCGCAACGGCGGCGTGTTGGTGTGCAACGTCCAACTAAATGGGACGTCACCCATGGGGTTAGTCAGTCATATCATGAGCTGGGCCTATCCGAGAATACCTCGAAACACGCTGACCTTGGATCGATTTTCAAGGCTACTGTCGGATGAAGGATTTGAGGTAGTGGAGAGCATGTACTACGGCTATCTCCCGCGACCGGGCCGATTGTTTCCGCGTCTCTGCGACGCGCTGATCGTGCCGTTCGAGAAGGCGTGCCGCAGGCTCAGGGTCCCCGGATGGTTCGCGGAGAGTTTTATTGTCGTGGCGCGAAAGCGGCAATTTACATGGGTTCACAATTGA
- a CDS encoding ABC transporter ATP-binding protein yields the protein MLGIGQSMSSDVVIRARGLGKAFELYQRPLDRAKQFLLGKRGKYFEEFWAVRDVNLEIRRGESLGIIGRNGAGKSTLLQLICGIVAPTCGTLSVQGKIATMLGLGAGFSPELSGRENIYIAATALGLSSAEIRKRFDSIIDFAGLGPFIEQPLRHYSSGMQARLAFAISVHVDADILVIDEVLSVGDAAFGAKCMEFIRNFQTRGTILLVSHDLPAVANVCSRAIFVDHGSIKADSSPADVIHEYVSSTYASTDTGGTFRTGVGHEPPDVDATVDVPGEGQLNPGAQWFGTRGATIVEVAFTDSNQRPLSLVRGGEQVVLRISARAEDDLALPIVGFIVHDRMGQDVFVSNTFLSHAGDPIRISAGSTFVGEFGFEMPRLKAGQYSLCVSVAEGTQENHIQHHWINSAILFEAAPIEPIFGVFTVRTPLNRIRLLGSSQALQSAPAKQE from the coding sequence ATGCTCGGCATCGGGCAGTCGATGAGCTCTGACGTTGTCATTCGGGCACGCGGACTGGGTAAGGCGTTTGAGCTCTACCAACGGCCGCTCGACCGCGCCAAACAGTTTCTGCTGGGCAAGCGCGGGAAATACTTCGAGGAGTTCTGGGCGGTTCGGGACGTGAATCTTGAGATTCGCCGCGGGGAAAGCCTCGGCATCATCGGCCGGAACGGCGCCGGCAAATCGACTTTGCTGCAGTTGATCTGTGGAATCGTTGCGCCCACATGCGGCACATTGTCGGTTCAAGGCAAAATAGCCACCATGCTGGGGCTCGGCGCCGGCTTTTCGCCGGAGTTGAGTGGGCGTGAGAACATCTACATAGCCGCTACGGCGCTCGGTCTCTCATCGGCCGAGATTCGAAAGCGCTTTGATTCGATCATCGATTTTGCCGGGCTCGGTCCGTTCATTGAGCAGCCACTGCGCCATTATTCATCCGGCATGCAGGCCCGGCTCGCCTTTGCGATTTCCGTCCATGTTGATGCCGACATCCTGGTGATCGACGAAGTACTCAGCGTCGGCGATGCCGCATTCGGCGCCAAATGCATGGAGTTCATTCGTAATTTCCAAACACGCGGAACAATCCTGCTGGTTTCACATGATCTCCCTGCCGTCGCCAACGTGTGCAGTCGCGCCATCTTTGTCGACCACGGTTCGATCAAGGCTGACAGCTCGCCTGCAGATGTGATCCACGAATATGTGTCGTCGACCTATGCCTCCACAGACACCGGCGGAACATTTCGAACCGGGGTCGGTCATGAGCCACCGGACGTCGACGCGACAGTCGACGTGCCCGGCGAAGGACAGCTAAATCCAGGCGCTCAATGGTTCGGCACGCGCGGTGCCACGATCGTCGAAGTCGCGTTTACGGATAGCAATCAACGGCCGCTGAGCCTGGTGCGCGGCGGAGAGCAGGTTGTGCTTCGGATAAGCGCACGGGCGGAGGACGATCTGGCACTTCCCATCGTTGGATTCATTGTTCACGACCGCATGGGTCAGGATGTCTTCGTCAGCAATACCTTCTTGTCGCACGCGGGCGACCCCATACGAATTTCCGCCGGCTCAACCTTCGTGGGCGAATTCGGTTTTGAGATGCCCAGACTCAAGGCAGGGCAATACTCGCTTTGCGTCTCGGTCGCCGAAGGCACGCAGGAAAATCACATCCAACACCACTGGATCAATTCTGCAATCTTGTTCGAGGCTGCACCGATAGAGCCGATTTTTGGCGTCTTCACAGTACGGACGCCACTCAACCGCATTCGGCTGCTTGGCAGCAGCCAGGCGCTGCAGTCGGCTCCGGCGAAGCAAGAATGA
- the otsB gene encoding trehalose-phosphatase: MNQELAEMQREDDIVDDNETPDSVPVPRSLIPHLSECAVLLDIDGTLLDLMPTPREVWVPPGLAKTLRRLHERTGGALAMVSGRSLNDIDLIFAPDQFPAVGGHGAEMRIRGSDEAVSPAPSMDKELKLRLAAIARLSPGILLEDKGYSLALHYRLAPHAEKAIYEAVSLIRADLPNAPIEVLPGKCVCEIKHSGFDKASGVRELMKHEPFKGRRPFFIGDDVTDESVFAIMPDMDGLAFSVGRRARGVAGHFDSPDDVRQFLAHLLDDERDVSLP, encoded by the coding sequence ATGAATCAGGAACTGGCCGAAATGCAGCGTGAAGACGACATCGTTGATGATAACGAGACTCCGGATTCCGTTCCGGTGCCGCGTTCGCTGATTCCGCATTTGAGCGAATGCGCCGTGCTGCTCGACATCGACGGCACGCTGCTCGATCTGATGCCGACACCGCGCGAGGTCTGGGTGCCGCCGGGACTGGCGAAGACGCTTCGCCGTTTGCATGAGCGCACCGGTGGTGCGCTGGCGATGGTCAGTGGGCGCTCGCTCAACGACATCGATCTGATCTTTGCGCCGGATCAGTTTCCAGCGGTCGGCGGTCATGGCGCGGAGATGCGAATCCGCGGGAGTGACGAAGCCGTCTCCCCCGCGCCGTCCATGGACAAGGAATTGAAGTTGCGGCTCGCCGCCATCGCCAGACTCAGCCCCGGAATATTGCTGGAAGACAAGGGCTATTCGCTGGCGCTGCATTATCGGCTTGCGCCGCATGCGGAGAAGGCGATCTACGAAGCGGTGTCGCTGATCAGGGCCGATCTGCCGAACGCGCCGATCGAAGTGCTGCCCGGCAAATGCGTCTGCGAGATCAAGCATTCCGGATTCGACAAGGCGAGCGGCGTGCGCGAGTTGATGAAGCACGAGCCGTTCAAGGGCCGCCGTCCGTTCTTCATCGGCGACGACGTCACCGACGAGTCGGTGTTCGCCATCATGCCGGATATGGATGGCCTCGCATTTTCCGTCGGCCGCCGCGCCAGGGGCGTGGCCGGACATTTCGATTCGCCCGATGATGTCAGGCAATTTCTCGCGCATCTGCTTGACGACGAAAGGGACGTAAGCCTGCCATAA
- a CDS encoding rhamnan synthesis F family protein, protein MFDSVWYGLNNSDSFRPASVWPLARRMDAAWHHVSLGRLLDPNPLFDTEWYVAKRPEAADRGNVPILHYLARGAGEGLDPNPDFSTADYFRRYPDAHASGLTALEHFMLRGAREGRDPRHEPISQPKRSGNLRLVCVFSHFDAAGRILPYVQRYLSELGRCGFEVHLVSTSPNLSASDRRDVERGGVRVHCRENAGLDFASWQWALHHVVPLAEVDWLLLANDSVFGPIFDLEPVFNSQFAENWDFWGITDSYEMAWHLQSYFLCFRGDVARSEAFRKVFAVDFASLTKRSIIRRGEISLSQSLRRSGFRGNAVCPFDRLRKSRSFRRCNPTHFYWDQLIARSRCPFIKRQLIRDNPMKLASAGYWKGFLDRYTSYDTSLISDAMLPVENVPPS, encoded by the coding sequence TTGTTCGATTCCGTTTGGTACGGGCTCAACAACTCGGATTCGTTCCGGCCCGCATCCGTATGGCCGCTCGCTCGGCGCATGGATGCGGCCTGGCACCACGTCTCGTTGGGGCGCCTGCTTGACCCCAATCCGCTCTTCGACACCGAATGGTATGTTGCGAAACGGCCCGAAGCAGCAGACCGCGGCAACGTTCCGATTCTCCACTATCTTGCCCGAGGAGCCGGTGAAGGGCTCGATCCTAACCCGGATTTCAGCACCGCAGATTATTTCCGCCGCTACCCCGACGCGCATGCGAGCGGATTGACCGCGCTCGAACACTTCATGCTGCGCGGCGCAAGAGAAGGGCGAGACCCCCGGCACGAGCCGATTTCCCAACCCAAGCGCTCCGGAAACCTGCGGCTTGTCTGCGTATTCAGCCATTTCGATGCCGCCGGTCGGATACTGCCTTATGTGCAGCGATACCTGTCCGAACTCGGCCGGTGCGGTTTCGAGGTGCACCTGGTGAGCACATCTCCCAATCTGAGCGCTTCTGATCGACGCGACGTAGAACGTGGCGGCGTTAGGGTGCATTGCCGTGAGAACGCTGGATTGGACTTCGCTTCGTGGCAATGGGCGTTGCATCACGTTGTCCCGTTGGCAGAGGTGGATTGGCTATTGCTGGCAAACGACAGCGTGTTTGGTCCGATTTTTGATCTTGAGCCTGTATTCAATTCGCAATTTGCCGAGAACTGGGACTTCTGGGGGATTACCGACTCCTATGAAATGGCTTGGCATCTGCAATCATACTTTCTTTGCTTTCGCGGCGACGTGGCACGAAGCGAAGCTTTTCGCAAAGTGTTTGCGGTGGATTTCGCAAGTCTGACAAAGCGATCGATTATCCGCAGGGGCGAGATTTCACTCTCGCAGTCGCTGCGCCGCTCGGGGTTTCGCGGCAACGCGGTCTGTCCGTTTGACAGGCTGCGGAAATCAAGAAGTTTCCGCCGGTGCAACCCGACCCATTTTTACTGGGATCAGCTGATCGCCCGCTCGCGTTGTCCGTTTATCAAGCGACAGCTCATTCGAGACAACCCAATGAAGTTGGCGAGTGCCGGTTACTGGAAGGGCTTTCTCGACCGTTATACGAGTTACGATACGTCGTTGATCTCCGATGCCATGCTGCCAGTCGAAAATGTGCCGCCGTCGTAA
- the rfbD gene encoding dTDP-4-dehydrorhamnose reductase, protein MRILVTGVTGQVGKALTERLCRLGDVIPADRSVLNLAEPSTLPEALDRLSPDLIVNPAAYTAVDRAEDERELAFIVNGEAPGVIARWASRRQVPLVHFSTDYVFDGQGETPWHEDSPPAPLSVYGASKLAGEEAIRAGAGPHLIVRTSWVYAATGVNFLKTIARLACERTELKVVADQVGAPTSGRVIADAIAGILAADSTNLPQRFAKANGLVNIAASGETSWHGFAARIIDGLRARGIKLAVQSIAPLRTEEFPTRAKRPHNSRLDLTRLNAAFGLIAPSWADSLEPELDKLAREMRIE, encoded by the coding sequence ATGCGCATCCTCGTCACCGGTGTGACGGGGCAGGTTGGCAAGGCGCTGACCGAAAGGCTCTGCAGGCTCGGCGATGTCATTCCAGCCGACCGTTCGGTCCTCAACCTGGCCGAGCCCAGTACGCTTCCAGAGGCACTTGACCGTCTTTCGCCGGATCTGATTGTCAATCCCGCGGCCTACACCGCGGTCGACCGCGCGGAAGACGAGCGCGAGCTCGCCTTCATCGTCAATGGTGAAGCTCCCGGTGTTATCGCCCGATGGGCGTCGCGCAGGCAAGTTCCTCTCGTTCACTTCTCGACCGACTACGTGTTCGACGGTCAAGGCGAAACACCATGGCACGAGGATAGCCCGCCGGCTCCCCTATCGGTTTACGGCGCCAGCAAGCTCGCCGGAGAAGAGGCCATCCGCGCTGGCGCTGGACCCCATTTGATCGTTCGGACATCCTGGGTCTACGCGGCGACGGGCGTCAATTTCCTGAAGACGATCGCGCGTTTGGCCTGCGAGCGAACGGAATTGAAGGTCGTCGCAGATCAAGTCGGCGCGCCAACCTCGGGGCGGGTTATTGCCGACGCCATCGCCGGCATACTCGCCGCAGACAGCACCAATCTTCCGCAACGCTTCGCCAAGGCAAACGGCCTCGTGAATATAGCAGCGTCGGGCGAAACCAGTTGGCACGGCTTTGCTGCCCGGATTATCGATGGTTTGCGCGCGCGCGGGATCAAGCTTGCGGTCCAATCGATCGCGCCTTTGCGAACTGAGGAGTTTCCAACGAGAGCGAAGCGACCACATAATTCTCGCCTGGATCTGACGCGGCTGAACGCGGCGTTTGGCTTGATCGCGCCGTCGTGGGCGGATTCGCTTGAACCGGAGCTTGATAAGCTCGCGCGAGAAATGCGGATTGAGTAG